A genomic stretch from Pectobacterium carotovorum includes:
- a CDS encoding BadF/BadG/BcrA/BcrD ATPase family protein produces MTTWLYAGVDGGGTGCRARIYQADGTPLGQGHGGRANLLLGVESVRQSVDDAIAQALKHSGLSPDDVSRLKVGLALASAEHRAAYEAFMALPHPYAAQVLNTDALGACLAVNQGKAAGVVIAGTGSCGLAWQNQTITAYGGHEFPISDQGSGARLGLAALQHTYYVLQGWCAPSALSQSIDDFFSVNAAPTQAANTLDALQTFSQQAKPGDYAQFARHVFDCAQQNDAVSHTLLAQTASEISLLLAAVAGHATPRLSLMGSIGLHIRPWLPDEWQSQLAAPMGDALDGARLIACHDYALYSHPL; encoded by the coding sequence ATGACGACATGGCTGTATGCTGGCGTGGATGGCGGCGGCACTGGCTGTCGGGCACGTATTTATCAGGCCGACGGTACGCCGCTCGGTCAGGGACACGGCGGTCGTGCCAATCTGCTGCTCGGCGTGGAAAGCGTGCGCCAGTCGGTGGATGATGCCATCGCACAGGCGTTGAAGCACAGCGGGCTGTCACCGGATGACGTCTCCCGGCTGAAAGTCGGACTGGCACTCGCCAGTGCGGAACATCGCGCCGCCTACGAGGCGTTTATGGCGTTGCCACATCCTTATGCCGCTCAGGTACTCAATACCGATGCGCTGGGTGCCTGTCTGGCCGTCAATCAAGGGAAAGCGGCGGGCGTAGTCATTGCCGGCACTGGCTCCTGCGGGCTGGCGTGGCAAAACCAAACGATTACCGCCTACGGCGGCCATGAATTCCCGATTTCCGATCAGGGGAGCGGCGCACGCCTCGGGCTGGCGGCGTTGCAACACACCTACTATGTCCTACAAGGCTGGTGCGCGCCGTCTGCACTCAGCCAGAGTATCGACGACTTCTTTTCCGTCAACGCTGCGCCCACGCAGGCCGCGAACACGCTCGACGCGCTACAGACATTTAGCCAGCAGGCGAAACCGGGCGATTATGCGCAGTTCGCCCGCCACGTATTTGACTGCGCTCAGCAGAACGATGCCGTTTCTCACACGCTGCTGGCGCAGACGGCCAGCGAAATCAGCCTGCTGTTGGCCGCCGTAGCGGGCCACGCCACACCTCGCTTATCGCTCATGGGCAGCATCGGCTTACATATTCGCCCGTGGCTGCCGGACGAGTGGCAATCCCAACTCGCCGCCCCGATGGGCGATGCGCTCGACGGCGCACGATTGATTGCCTGTCATGATTATGCGTTATACAGCCATCCGTTATAA
- a CDS encoding metal ABC transporter permease encodes MMLFHLISSPFAEFGFMRRALVGCLVITLSAAPLGCFLLLRRMSLIGDALSHAVLPGVAIGYLISGMSLLAMGIGGFIAGLSVAMLSGFVTRHTELKEDASFAGFYLGSLALGVTLVSLRGSSVDLLHVLFGSILAVDRAALLDIALIGSASLLVLAALYRALVIESFDVTFLRMSSGRYRALIHGLFLSLVVLNLVAGFQLLGTLMTVGMMMLPAASARFWTQRLPVMLGIAVLQGMAASLIGLLWSYYAELPAGPAIILTITLFFCFSVCVGHNGGLLRQRR; translated from the coding sequence ATGATGTTATTTCACCTGATCTCTTCTCCTTTTGCCGAATTCGGTTTTATGCGTCGTGCGCTGGTCGGCTGTCTGGTCATCACGCTAAGCGCCGCGCCGCTGGGCTGTTTCCTGCTGCTGCGGCGCATGAGCCTGATTGGCGATGCGCTATCACACGCGGTCTTACCCGGTGTCGCCATCGGCTATCTCATCTCTGGGATGTCACTGCTGGCGATGGGAATCGGCGGCTTTATCGCCGGGCTGTCCGTCGCCATGCTCTCCGGCTTCGTCACCCGCCACACGGAATTAAAAGAGGACGCCAGCTTCGCCGGATTTTACCTTGGATCGCTGGCGCTCGGCGTCACGCTGGTGTCACTGCGCGGATCCAGCGTCGATCTGCTGCATGTGCTGTTCGGATCGATTCTCGCGGTAGATCGCGCCGCGCTGCTCGACATTGCGCTGATCGGATCCGCCTCCCTGCTGGTGCTGGCCGCTCTCTATCGGGCGCTGGTTATCGAATCGTTTGACGTGACCTTCCTGCGCATGAGTTCAGGGCGCTATCGGGCGCTGATTCACGGCCTGTTTCTGTCGCTGGTGGTGCTGAATCTGGTCGCCGGATTCCAGCTGCTAGGCACGCTGATGACGGTCGGCATGATGATGCTGCCTGCCGCCAGCGCACGCTTCTGGACGCAGCGCCTGCCCGTCATGCTCGGCATTGCGGTGCTGCAAGGAATGGCCGCCAGCCTGATCGGCCTGCTGTGGTCTTACTATGCCGAGCTGCCCGCCGGGCCTGCCATCATCCTGACGATTACGCTGTTTTTCTGTTTCTCGGTTTGTGTTGGTCACAACGGTGGGCTGTTACGCCAGCGTCGTTGA
- a CDS encoding metallophosphoesterase family protein codes for MTSLTRRTFVKLGAGSAITLAGGFFHANADTTAPAGPLRIAIISDVHVHNIYGNYDFDGLPDAQTGKKLTIRTLKDSVNSTRIFNEPYFALLAALDELAKQQVKYVVLSGDYSDDGQQPTVEGIAAILTQYEQRHGMRFFATPGNHDVNRPQGDDSWQRMLNADGSSTMLSSKPGVKLGDAQSLIVTAKMQALGYERGLPLMKPFGFFKRDDFLHWETPFGDSDELSKRQYLARSPDGSKQWNIVDASYLVEPEAGLWLLSIDANVYQVKDGPEKREGIEGYSTSSNTGWNALLTEKPFMLPWVKSVVQRAKAQNKKLLVFSHYPLVDFLDGTVEDEKQLFGSNSFIKRTPRPEVAEQALAAGIRLHFSGHLHVNDTGVYRGSQGTLVNVAVPSLAAYPPAMKLATLHNDRVDIDTLVLRDVPQFNHLFPFYQKELDRTGEPLGDILKSRDYYDFLHHHLALLVRQRFLVKDWPEDLSPLINTLNCGDLLWIAQQQDPLSAKTLPDAAERKPKAVAGTDGLQDISLLTLVTDWYCLRNGSDLAWQDIPSARVKQYRALLAAYTPTATLPPDSLQYRFGLMLKILAGYINDEPATRFVVDMQGNFVTV; via the coding sequence ATGACATCACTCACTCGCAGAACCTTCGTCAAGCTCGGCGCAGGCAGCGCCATTACGCTGGCTGGCGGTTTTTTTCACGCTAACGCCGACACGACCGCACCCGCCGGGCCGCTGCGCATTGCCATTATTTCGGATGTCCATGTCCACAATATCTACGGCAACTACGATTTTGACGGCCTGCCCGATGCGCAGACCGGAAAGAAGCTGACCATTCGCACCCTGAAAGATTCGGTGAATTCGACCCGTATCTTCAATGAGCCCTACTTTGCGCTGCTGGCCGCGCTGGACGAACTGGCAAAACAGCAGGTGAAATACGTGGTGCTGTCCGGCGATTATTCTGATGACGGCCAACAGCCTACCGTTGAAGGCATTGCCGCCATCCTGACGCAGTATGAGCAACGCCACGGCATGCGATTCTTCGCCACGCCTGGCAACCACGATGTCAATCGCCCACAGGGGGATGACTCCTGGCAAAGAATGCTCAACGCCGACGGCAGCAGCACCATGCTGAGTAGCAAACCCGGCGTTAAGCTTGGCGACGCACAATCGCTGATTGTCACCGCCAAAATGCAGGCGCTCGGCTATGAACGCGGCCTGCCGCTGATGAAGCCGTTTGGTTTCTTTAAACGCGATGACTTCCTGCACTGGGAAACGCCGTTTGGCGACAGCGACGAACTCAGTAAACGTCAGTATCTCGCCCGTTCACCGGACGGCAGCAAGCAGTGGAACATTGTGGACGCGTCCTATCTGGTAGAGCCGGAAGCGGGACTGTGGCTGCTTTCCATCGATGCCAACGTGTATCAGGTCAAAGACGGCCCGGAGAAACGCGAAGGGATTGAAGGCTATTCCACCAGCAGCAATACGGGCTGGAACGCGCTGCTGACCGAGAAGCCGTTCATGCTGCCGTGGGTGAAATCGGTGGTACAGCGGGCAAAAGCACAGAACAAGAAGCTGCTGGTGTTCTCACACTATCCGCTGGTCGATTTCCTCGACGGCACGGTAGAAGACGAAAAGCAACTGTTTGGCAGCAACAGCTTCATTAAACGCACGCCGCGACCGGAGGTCGCCGAACAGGCGCTGGCAGCCGGAATTCGCCTGCACTTCAGCGGCCACCTGCACGTCAATGACACTGGCGTGTATCGCGGTTCGCAGGGGACGCTGGTGAATGTCGCAGTGCCGTCGCTGGCCGCTTACCCACCCGCCATGAAGCTGGCGACGCTGCACAACGACCGGGTGGATATCGATACGCTGGTCCTGCGCGACGTGCCGCAGTTCAACCATTTATTCCCGTTTTATCAGAAAGAGTTAGATCGCACCGGTGAACCACTGGGCGATATTCTGAAAAGCCGCGATTATTACGACTTCCTGCACCATCATCTGGCGCTGCTGGTACGTCAGCGTTTTCTGGTGAAAGACTGGCCGGAAGATTTATCGCCTCTCATCAATACGCTGAACTGTGGCGATCTGCTGTGGATCGCCCAGCAGCAGGATCCGCTCAGCGCCAAAACGCTGCCTGACGCCGCTGAGCGCAAACCAAAGGCGGTAGCAGGCACTGATGGGTTACAGGATATTTCACTGCTCACGCTGGTGACCGACTGGTATTGCCTGCGCAACGGCAGCGATCTCGCCTGGCAGGATATTCCATCTGCGCGGGTGAAACAGTACCGCGCCCTGCTGGCGGCCTACACGCCAACGGCCACGCTGCCGCCGGACAGCCTGCAATACCGCTTCGGCCTGATGCTAAAAATCCTCGCCGGTTACATCAACGATGAGCCTGCAACCCGCTTTGTGGTTGATATGCAGGGGAATTTCGTCACGGTGTGA
- a CDS encoding ABC transporter ATP-binding protein has protein sequence MIALQELAFGYRRQPPLATISGCFHQGSLTAIIGANGCGKSTLLKTLAGLLPPLSGSFSLGDGSKDNAIGYLPQLSEFDRQFPISVRDLVLMGSLPHRGLLRSINANWHRKAVAALDAVSMADFADRHIGVLSGGQLQRVLFARLLLTQAPIILLDEPFTGIDSQTTQALLQTIEQLHAEGRTILAVLHDLELAGQHFPNILHLTPDGHRWGDAQPILHSLRKADSDTPTLRIVTS, from the coding sequence ATGATTGCCCTACAGGAACTGGCCTTTGGCTATCGTCGTCAGCCGCCTCTCGCGACAATCAGCGGATGTTTCCACCAAGGTTCGCTGACGGCGATTATTGGCGCAAACGGCTGCGGAAAATCCACATTGCTGAAAACGCTGGCGGGTCTGCTGCCGCCGCTTTCCGGTTCATTCAGCCTCGGCGATGGCAGCAAGGATAATGCTATCGGCTATTTGCCGCAGCTCTCCGAATTCGATCGGCAATTCCCTATCAGCGTACGCGACCTGGTACTCATGGGATCGCTGCCCCATCGTGGCCTGCTGCGGAGTATCAACGCCAATTGGCATCGCAAAGCGGTCGCTGCGCTCGACGCCGTCTCGATGGCGGATTTCGCCGATCGGCATATTGGCGTCCTGTCCGGTGGGCAGCTACAGCGCGTGCTCTTCGCGCGGCTACTGCTGACACAGGCTCCCATCATTCTGCTGGATGAGCCTTTTACCGGCATCGATAGCCAAACCACGCAGGCGCTTTTACAGACAATCGAGCAGCTTCACGCCGAAGGCAGAACCATTCTGGCCGTTTTGCACGATCTGGAACTAGCCGGTCAGCACTTCCCGAATATCTTGCATCTCACCCCGGACGGCCATCGCTGGGGGGATGCTCAGCCCATACTACATAGCCTGCGCAAGGCCGACAGCGATACGCCAACGCTCAGGATCGTCACGTCATGA
- a CDS encoding glucosamine kinase: MKWQLREIDIDGDRPFDRAQESAWCEQHWPGQSRCLLVSGGFTRLLHWHDGLLTCRGGDCFPIGTPASLSRLGLWAVQEMLQAVEGITPLTPLSETLFLHFDKHVDRVIDWSKQAQAADYTTLGQTVLAHPQDALAVQLLTRCAGELALLINSLPDSQTDAVDLSGDLAAACLPYLDSGARAS, translated from the coding sequence GTGAAATGGCAACTGAGGGAGATCGACATTGATGGCGATCGCCCCTTTGATCGGGCGCAGGAAAGTGCGTGGTGCGAACAACATTGGCCGGGGCAAAGCCGCTGTCTGCTGGTCAGCGGCGGTTTTACCCGGCTGCTGCACTGGCATGACGGCCTGCTGACCTGCCGCGGCGGCGACTGCTTTCCTATCGGCACCCCGGCCAGCCTGTCGCGGCTGGGGCTCTGGGCGGTACAGGAGATGCTTCAGGCCGTTGAGGGCATCACACCGCTTACGCCGCTCAGCGAAACGCTGTTCCTGCACTTCGATAAGCATGTCGACCGGGTTATCGACTGGTCAAAACAGGCGCAGGCCGCAGACTACACAACGCTCGGGCAAACAGTGCTGGCACACCCGCAGGACGCGCTGGCGGTGCAGTTGCTGACTCGCTGCGCCGGCGAGCTAGCCCTGTTGATCAACAGCCTGCCGGATTCACAGACTGACGCCGTCGACCTCAGCGGCGATCTGGCAGCTGCCTGCCTTCCCTATCTGGACTCAGGAGCACGCGCATCATGA
- a CDS encoding metal ABC transporter substrate-binding protein, which yields MKRSLLAIALSGLLLSPLAMAKNLDVVASFSVLGDMVSHIGGDRVTVTDLVKPNGDPHEFEPSPKDSKTLAHADLVFVNGLGLEGWIDRLVTASGYHGDVVTASNGIETRTMVEDGKTETDPHAWNSMSNGVVYAHNIVNALVKADPANADYYRQQGEAYIKQLQDLDSYAKKTFAAIPPEKRKVLTSHDAFGYFSQAYGVKFLSPVGYSTESEASSKKVASLIKQIKQEKVKSYFIENQTDARLVKQIADASGAQPGGELYPEALTDASGPAATYTAAFKHNVDTLAASMK from the coding sequence ATGAAACGTTCACTGTTAGCTATTGCGTTATCCGGCCTGCTGCTTAGCCCACTGGCGATGGCAAAGAATCTTGATGTGGTTGCCAGCTTTTCCGTACTTGGCGATATGGTCAGCCATATCGGTGGCGATCGTGTGACCGTGACCGATCTGGTGAAGCCCAATGGCGATCCGCATGAGTTTGAACCCTCGCCGAAAGACAGCAAAACGCTGGCTCACGCCGATCTGGTTTTCGTTAACGGGCTGGGGCTGGAAGGGTGGATCGACCGGCTGGTCACCGCATCCGGCTATCATGGCGACGTCGTTACGGCCTCAAACGGAATTGAAACCCGCACCATGGTGGAAGATGGCAAGACGGAAACCGATCCCCATGCCTGGAACAGCATGAGCAACGGCGTGGTCTACGCGCACAACATCGTCAACGCGCTGGTGAAAGCCGACCCAGCGAATGCCGATTACTATCGTCAACAGGGCGAAGCCTACATCAAGCAGCTACAGGATCTGGACAGCTACGCGAAGAAAACCTTTGCCGCTATTCCGCCAGAAAAACGTAAGGTGCTGACCAGCCATGACGCGTTCGGCTATTTCAGCCAGGCCTACGGCGTGAAGTTCCTGTCACCGGTGGGCTACTCTACCGAATCGGAAGCCAGCAGCAAAAAAGTGGCCTCGCTGATTAAGCAAATTAAACAAGAGAAAGTGAAAAGCTACTTCATTGAAAACCAGACCGATGCACGTCTGGTGAAACAAATCGCCGATGCCAGCGGTGCACAGCCCGGTGGTGAACTGTACCCGGAAGCCCTGACCGACGCCTCCGGCCCTGCCGCAACCTATACGGCCGCGTTTAAGCACAACGTCGATACCCTCGCCGCCAGCATGAAGTAA